One stretch of Paenibacillus sp. AN1007 DNA includes these proteins:
- the cyoE gene encoding heme o synthase: MLKDMIALTKPGLLRLNVFAVAVGFWVASQWNIAWGLLLMVLIGSTLVIASACVINNYWDRELDQKMERTKKRMDYINHLKPGFVLGYGLVLGAAGLAVLFLLVNPLSGWMALLGWFAYIVIYTMWLKRSSTWSTSLGGIAGAMPPVIGYTAVTDEIDAGAWLLFAFLFLWQPPHFWSLGIRRVEEYRAAGFPLLPVVKGVKRTKLQMIPYVFLLIPAVFLLYYFDYVGLIFLIISLISSIIWFVHTLSGLNTQDDEKWAKVNFLISVNYLMLIFIVMVVNTTWT, translated from the coding sequence ATGCTTAAAGACATGATTGCACTAACCAAGCCCGGACTGTTAAGGCTGAATGTATTTGCAGTTGCCGTCGGTTTCTGGGTCGCTTCACAATGGAATATCGCATGGGGATTGCTGCTTATGGTTCTAATTGGTTCAACTTTGGTCATTGCTTCGGCCTGTGTCATCAACAACTATTGGGACCGTGAGCTGGATCAGAAGATGGAACGAACGAAAAAAAGAATGGACTACATTAACCATCTGAAGCCTGGATTCGTTCTTGGGTACGGTTTGGTACTCGGCGCGGCTGGTTTAGCCGTATTGTTTCTGCTGGTGAATCCGCTGTCAGGCTGGATGGCGCTGCTTGGTTGGTTTGCTTATATCGTGATTTATACGATGTGGCTGAAACGCAGTTCAACGTGGAGTACATCCCTGGGGGGGATTGCAGGAGCGATGCCGCCGGTAATTGGTTATACGGCGGTTACGGACGAAATTGATGCAGGTGCATGGCTGCTGTTTGCATTTTTATTTTTGTGGCAGCCACCACACTTCTGGTCTCTGGGTATTCGTCGCGTTGAAGAATATCGAGCTGCGGGATTTCCGCTTCTACCCGTGGTCAAAGGGGTGAAACGAACCAAGCTCCAGATGATACCTTATGTGTTTCTGCTCATTCCTGCGGTATTCCTGCTGTATTATTTTGATTACGTCGGGCTGATCTTCCTCATCATATCTCTGATCAGCAGCATAATCTGGTTTGTACATACACTCAGCGGTTTAAACACACAGGATGACGAGAAGTGGGCGAAGGTGAACTTTTTGATCTCGGTCAATTATTTGATGCTTATATTTATCGTCATGGTCGTAAATACAACTTGGACTTAA
- a CDS encoding DUF3243 domain-containing protein, whose translation MNEQNHVIHKNGQVSTDQVDSAIEKIAPEERDQILQNFDAFKEYLGKRIAMGESIGLSEEQMAKIAQKVADHLAANEEPRNREEKLLQELWNVGKEQERHMLAHMLVRLAQDTRTSH comes from the coding sequence ATGAATGAACAAAATCATGTGATCCACAAAAACGGACAGGTTTCGACAGATCAGGTAGACAGCGCAATTGAAAAGATTGCACCCGAAGAAAGAGATCAGATTTTACAAAATTTTGATGCATTCAAAGAATACCTCGGCAAACGGATTGCCATGGGTGAATCCATCGGTTTAAGTGAAGAGCAGATGGCTAAAATCGCACAAAAAGTAGCAGATCACTTGGCGGCTAACGAAGAACCTCGCAATCGTGAAGAGAAGCTGCTGCAGGAACTGTGGAATGTAGGGAAAGAACAGGAGCGCCATATGCTGGCTCATATGCTGGTTCGTTTGGCCCAAGATACCAGAACAAGTCACTAG
- a CDS encoding NAD(P)/FAD-dependent oxidoreductase encodes MREMDCIIVGGGLAGLQAAIQLGRYSAHQVLVVDAGEGRSTLCRTYHNILGYPDGISGQELRDLGRMQAERTGVSIERDRIIEAVRVKDEKIRLKGSSGTLYEAKTVLLATGLTDRVPDIPGLKPTLGRTVYVCPDCDGYEIQGKRTILLGAGEAGANMAMTLIERTEDLLYINHEQTEISAELHRQMKQAGVRYLEAAVQEVQQMEDGHITGVLTEDGQIFESERGFIAFGGNRVHYELAEQLGAVIADNKHVEANPRSMQAAPQVWIAGDLGVHAEQATVAMGEGAIAAIWIHKTLQQIAKG; translated from the coding sequence ATGCGAGAGATGGATTGCATTATTGTGGGTGGGGGGCTCGCAGGGCTTCAAGCTGCCATCCAGCTTGGACGTTATTCAGCGCATCAAGTACTGGTTGTGGATGCCGGAGAAGGACGGTCAACGCTGTGTAGAACGTACCATAATATTCTTGGATACCCGGATGGTATCTCGGGACAAGAACTTCGAGACCTTGGCAGAATGCAGGCCGAACGAACAGGTGTGTCTATTGAACGGGATCGAATTATAGAAGCTGTACGTGTGAAGGACGAAAAAATCAGGCTTAAAGGTTCTTCGGGAACCTTATATGAGGCCAAAACGGTGCTGCTGGCCACCGGGTTAACGGACCGCGTGCCGGATATACCCGGATTGAAGCCAACCCTTGGCAGAACCGTCTACGTATGCCCCGATTGTGACGGATATGAAATACAGGGGAAACGGACCATTCTGCTGGGAGCAGGTGAAGCTGGAGCAAATATGGCGATGACTCTGATTGAACGCACAGAGGATCTGTTATATATCAATCATGAACAGACAGAGATCTCTGCCGAGCTTCATCGTCAGATGAAGCAGGCGGGAGTCCGTTATCTGGAAGCGGCTGTGCAGGAAGTACAGCAGATGGAGGATGGGCATATCACTGGTGTACTCACCGAAGATGGGCAGATTTTCGAATCGGAACGTGGATTTATTGCTTTTGGCGGTAACCGGGTTCATTACGAACTTGCCGAACAGCTGGGTGCTGTCATAGCAGACAATAAACATGTGGAAGCAAACCCTCGCAGCATGCAGGCCGCACCACAGGTGTGGATTGCAGGGGACCTTGGTGTTCATGCAGAGCAGGCAACGGTTGCTATGGGTGAAGGCGCTATTGCCGCGATCTGGATTCATAAAACGCTGCAGCAGATCGCCAAAGGTTAA
- a CDS encoding S-layer homology domain-containing protein, giving the protein MWKIVLCGAIVLGSMMGSGSTLSAEASLKPVFQDTRTSYAGEAIDRLVYKGIVAGTTQHTFEPKKAVTRAEFASFAVRLLGLKPVSNNISPYMDTPVKAWYYGNVGAMTNLSILEGKGQNMFKPNASITREEAAALLVRMLKQRPVENNLLFYTYKDAADISDWARPYVQKVHQLGLMRGSSGLFRPGDQVTREEAAVMLDSVLQNPSWAAKIKRKPDVGIQLGWQYNSSAAAFIDQVEQSPVNTVVPRWFFLNKDMSVSNHANSTLISWAAASGRQLWPMLGNRSNAAVTHQMLSSSVNREAVVREISALVKKYELGGINVDFENVDPADREGFTSFVASLTASLHTLGAVVSVDVSPNLGSDWTAAFDYVKLGAVSDYMVLMNYEEHWNGDPKAGSVASLPWVESALAKMVSEVDRAKTIMALPLYTRDWSAVNPAGASWDITLGEQGVRAAASGSFKHWDTRLNQYIINYISNQTARAIWAEDSRSLSAKVLMSRKQNIAGLAYWYMGGETSDVWNAITNALQFESYTF; this is encoded by the coding sequence ATGTGGAAGATTGTTTTATGCGGCGCCATCGTGTTGGGTTCCATGATGGGTAGTGGAAGCACCCTAAGCGCAGAAGCGAGCTTGAAGCCTGTTTTCCAAGATACACGTACAAGTTATGCAGGAGAAGCCATCGACCGCCTGGTGTACAAAGGGATTGTTGCGGGAACGACACAGCATACATTTGAACCCAAAAAAGCGGTCACACGGGCAGAATTTGCATCATTTGCCGTACGTTTGCTCGGATTAAAACCGGTTTCGAACAATATCTCTCCTTACATGGATACTCCTGTGAAAGCCTGGTATTACGGTAATGTCGGGGCGATGACCAATCTATCTATCCTAGAAGGGAAAGGTCAGAATATGTTCAAGCCTAATGCCTCCATTACCCGTGAAGAGGCGGCAGCTCTGCTTGTTCGTATGCTGAAACAGCGTCCTGTAGAAAATAATCTTTTATTCTATACATATAAGGACGCAGCGGATATCTCAGACTGGGCTCGTCCATATGTACAGAAGGTGCACCAGCTTGGATTGATGCGCGGAAGCAGTGGACTTTTCCGACCGGGTGACCAAGTCACTCGTGAAGAAGCAGCGGTTATGCTGGATTCCGTATTACAAAATCCTTCTTGGGCAGCGAAAATCAAGCGCAAACCGGACGTTGGAATTCAACTGGGGTGGCAGTACAATTCTTCGGCGGCAGCGTTTATCGACCAAGTAGAGCAGTCCCCGGTGAACACCGTAGTGCCGCGCTGGTTTTTCCTGAACAAGGATATGAGTGTTTCGAATCATGCCAATTCGACTTTGATCTCCTGGGCAGCTGCTTCGGGCAGACAGCTCTGGCCCATGCTCGGTAATCGTTCCAACGCAGCCGTGACCCATCAGATGTTATCCAGCTCCGTGAACCGGGAAGCGGTTGTTCGCGAGATAAGTGCTTTGGTTAAAAAATATGAACTTGGCGGCATCAATGTGGATTTTGAAAATGTGGACCCTGCCGACCGGGAAGGTTTCACCTCCTTCGTGGCCTCGTTAACGGCTTCGCTGCATACTCTCGGTGCTGTCGTATCGGTCGATGTTTCACCTAATCTGGGTTCAGATTGGACGGCAGCCTTTGATTACGTTAAACTGGGCGCGGTATCGGACTACATGGTGCTTATGAATTATGAGGAGCATTGGAATGGTGACCCTAAAGCAGGTTCCGTGGCATCGCTTCCGTGGGTGGAAAGCGCGCTGGCAAAGATGGTGTCTGAAGTGGACCGGGCGAAAACGATAATGGCACTGCCGTTGTATACGAGGGACTGGTCCGCTGTAAATCCGGCGGGAGCTTCTTGGGATATTACGCTGGGCGAGCAGGGGGTGCGGGCAGCCGCATCGGGTTCTTTCAAACACTGGGATACCCGATTGAACCAGTACATCATCAACTATATTTCCAACCAAACGGCAAGAGCAATCTGGGCAGAAGATAGCCGATCGCTGTCAGCCAAAGTACTGATGAGCCGTAAACAGAACATTGCAGGTCTCGCATACTGGTACATGGGCGGAGAGACTTCCGATGTATGGAATGCGATTACTAACGCCTTGCAGTTTGAATCGTATACGTTCTGA
- a CDS encoding nitroreductase family protein, which produces MSTFFEALKNRRSYYGISKESTISDAKIQEIVEEAVKYTPTSFNSQTSRAVVLLGEQHDQLWNHTEDILREVVGNEEAFQSTAEKMAGFRNGYGTVLFFEDNNVIAQLQQNFAAYADNFPIWANQSNGMLQLVIWTALEQEGLGASLQHYNPLIDEKVKQEWGIPENWRLIAQMPFGKPTATPGEKEFQPIEERVKVHK; this is translated from the coding sequence ATGTCTACTTTTTTTGAGGCGTTAAAGAACAGAAGATCCTATTACGGAATCAGTAAGGAATCTACAATCTCGGATGCAAAGATTCAGGAAATCGTCGAAGAAGCGGTAAAGTATACACCGACTTCATTCAACTCACAAACCTCCCGCGCAGTTGTACTGCTCGGTGAACAGCATGATCAATTATGGAATCACACGGAAGACATTTTGCGTGAAGTTGTAGGAAATGAAGAGGCCTTCCAATCTACAGCGGAGAAGATGGCCGGTTTCCGTAACGGATACGGTACCGTTCTGTTTTTTGAAGACAACAATGTGATTGCACAGCTGCAGCAGAATTTTGCTGCCTATGCAGACAACTTCCCGATCTGGGCTAATCAATCCAACGGTATGCTGCAGCTGGTCATCTGGACAGCTTTGGAACAAGAGGGACTCGGAGCTTCCCTGCAGCACTACAATCCATTGATTGATGAGAAAGTGAAGCAGGAATGGGGCATTCCGGAGAACTGGAGACTTATTGCTCAGATGCCATTTGGTAAGCCAACAGCGACACCAGGCGAAAAAGAATTCCAGCCGATCGAAGAGCGCGTTAAAGTACACAAGTAA
- a CDS encoding AraC family transcriptional regulator, with protein MMQFNAPLAYTYKATSQFDPGKSDGFHSHPHYEIYYFHDGECNYIIGDRVYNLEPGDLVLMHGLTLHRPHPKVGKPYVRTTLHFDPSAIRSSLHPDRIQEVLKPFDELGNCRVNLAGDIRREFEALLHDLHHLSSHSSKFRQERMHVRVCDLLYCVAEICQGHVQEQRLSSEKERHVQHIIRYVDTHYMHDIGLDDLAQELHLSKPYLAGMFKEMTGLTIFKYLYDRRINQAKLLFQFQPEMSVTEASRLSGFKRLSHFSRIFKQSVGCSPDLYRSQLHRQL; from the coding sequence ATGATGCAGTTTAACGCTCCACTGGCGTATACCTATAAAGCCACGAGTCAGTTTGATCCCGGGAAGTCAGACGGATTTCATTCGCATCCGCACTATGAAATCTATTATTTTCATGACGGAGAATGTAATTATATTATTGGGGATCGGGTATATAACCTGGAACCGGGTGATCTGGTATTAATGCATGGACTGACGCTGCACCGGCCGCATCCCAAAGTCGGCAAACCCTATGTGCGTACAACCCTTCATTTTGACCCATCTGCTATTCGCAGCAGTCTGCACCCGGACCGCATTCAAGAGGTGCTGAAGCCGTTTGATGAATTGGGTAACTGCCGGGTAAACCTTGCCGGTGATATTCGTAGGGAATTCGAGGCGCTGCTGCACGATTTACATCACTTATCCAGCCATTCCTCCAAGTTCAGGCAGGAACGCATGCATGTCCGGGTCTGTGATCTGTTATATTGTGTGGCAGAAATCTGTCAGGGTCATGTACAGGAACAGCGTCTATCATCGGAAAAAGAGAGACATGTGCAGCATATCATCCGGTATGTCGATACCCATTACATGCATGACATCGGACTGGATGATCTCGCACAGGAGCTGCATTTGTCGAAGCCCTATTTGGCAGGCATGTTTAAGGAAATGACCGGACTGACCATATTCAAATATCTATATGATCGACGCATCAATCAGGCGAAGCTGCTGTTTCAGTTTCAGCCTGAGATGAGTGTGACGGAAGCCAGCCGATTGTCCGGTTTCAAGCGCCTGTCTCATTTCAGCCGGATTTTTAAACAAAGTGTGGGCTGCTCGCCCGACTTGTATCGAAGTCAGCTTCATCGGCAGCTGTAG
- a CDS encoding glutathione peroxidase, translated as MPTIYDFTVTRTSGERFPLYQYEGKPVLIVNTASKCKYTHQFDDIQKLYDEYKDQGLQIIGFPCNQFAEQEPGSSAEAESFCQINYGVKFPMFAKLDVNGEAAHPLYDFLKKSGPFGGFDESDIQAKLLKLMVADKAPEWLHGDAIKWNFTKFLINAEGQVVRRFEPIDSMDEIKASIRELL; from the coding sequence ATGCCAACTATCTATGATTTTACTGTGACCAGAACGAGTGGAGAGCGCTTCCCGCTGTATCAATATGAAGGAAAGCCTGTACTGATTGTGAACACGGCCAGCAAGTGCAAGTACACCCACCAATTCGATGATATTCAGAAACTGTACGATGAATACAAAGACCAGGGTTTGCAGATTATCGGTTTTCCATGCAACCAGTTTGCTGAGCAGGAGCCGGGCAGCAGTGCGGAAGCGGAATCTTTCTGCCAGATTAACTACGGTGTGAAATTTCCGATGTTTGCCAAACTGGACGTTAATGGTGAAGCGGCGCATCCGCTGTACGACTTTCTGAAAAAGTCAGGTCCATTTGGGGGTTTTGATGAGAGCGATATTCAGGCCAAACTGCTGAAGCTGATGGTGGCGGACAAAGCACCAGAGTGGCTGCATGGAGACGCAATTAAATGGAATTTCACCAAGTTTCTGATTAATGCCGAAGGACAGGTCGTTCGCCGTTTTGAACCGATTGATTCCATGGACGAGATCAAAGCAAGCATCCGAGAACTGTTATAA
- a CDS encoding aminoglycoside phosphotransferase family protein, which translates to MSEQQEEKLTGGNVNEVVRVGDTVRRSNRPDRYVHELLLHLEKEGFHQAPRYLGIDAAGREILSYLDGDVSGNDYPEIASYMWSDDALTAIARLLRDYHDATLNFSATARPGNSYPGIGVKKKEEEMESVQAVNEEAEVICHNDFALYNLVFKDGLPKGIIDFDLACPGPRLWDIAYTLYTCVPLATFSPQLDEGREKSVIPYDCASHAVARKRRIELFMEAYGLDVPPDLQQWVVSRIRFMCQTLKDRAAAGDAAFVMMVEEGHLAHYEKEVIFLEQHWQEWS; encoded by the coding sequence GTGTCCGAGCAGCAGGAGGAGAAGTTAACAGGCGGTAATGTGAATGAGGTGGTGCGTGTTGGAGATACGGTTCGCCGGAGTAATCGTCCGGATCGGTATGTACATGAACTGCTGCTGCATTTGGAAAAAGAGGGCTTCCATCAGGCGCCGCGGTATCTCGGCATTGATGCAGCGGGCAGGGAAATCCTCTCTTACCTTGACGGAGACGTCTCGGGTAACGATTATCCAGAGATAGCAAGTTACATGTGGTCAGATGATGCATTAACAGCAATCGCACGCCTGTTAAGAGATTATCACGATGCCACCCTGAATTTCAGCGCGACGGCCCGTCCCGGCAATAGCTATCCGGGGATAGGAGTAAAGAAAAAGGAAGAAGAAATGGAATCCGTACAGGCTGTAAACGAGGAAGCAGAAGTCATATGTCATAATGACTTTGCGCTGTACAATTTGGTATTCAAGGATGGCTTACCGAAGGGGATCATCGATTTTGATCTGGCTTGTCCAGGTCCGCGTTTATGGGATATCGCCTACACCTTATATACCTGTGTTCCACTTGCGACTTTTTCGCCTCAGTTGGATGAGGGACGGGAGAAATCAGTGATCCCATATGATTGTGCATCGCATGCAGTCGCTCGGAAGAGACGGATTGAATTGTTTATGGAAGCTTACGGGCTGGATGTTCCGCCCGATCTGCAGCAGTGGGTCGTGTCGCGCATCCGCTTTATGTGCCAAACACTGAAAGATCGTGCCGCTGCAGGTGACGCGGCGTTTGTAATGATGGTTGAAGAAGGTCATTTGGCTCATTATGAGAAAGAGGTCATTTTTTTGGAACAGCACTGGCAGGAATGGTCATAG
- a CDS encoding GNAT family protein, translating to MLKKRELHECQSLYSLMMDPAVAPYVRYACQSQEELLFLTRQLIAEEEQGTVISRTIMDETGTAIGTIDLYHIVNNTGFLATWIGAPYFGRGYSQQAKSVFLTELFLEQGIQTVFMKIRRQNVRSRKAVEKLSYVRLANDLYPQVAEAINVKHPIYDLYHVERSAFLESRAELHPAAVT from the coding sequence ATGTTGAAGAAGCGTGAGCTGCATGAATGCCAATCACTGTACAGCTTGATGATGGACCCCGCGGTTGCTCCTTATGTTCGTTATGCATGTCAGTCACAAGAGGAATTGCTGTTTTTAACCCGGCAACTGATCGCCGAGGAAGAGCAGGGAACTGTGATCTCGCGTACCATTATGGATGAAACGGGAACCGCCATCGGTACCATTGATCTGTATCACATCGTGAACAACACCGGATTCCTGGCAACCTGGATCGGTGCACCATACTTCGGCCGTGGATACAGTCAACAAGCAAAGTCGGTCTTCTTAACAGAGTTATTTCTTGAACAAGGCATACAGACCGTTTTTATGAAAATACGCAGGCAAAATGTGCGTTCCCGCAAAGCCGTGGAAAAACTATCTTACGTCAGACTGGCGAATGACCTTTATCCACAGGTTGCCGAGGCGATTAATGTGAAGCATCCGATATACGATCTATATCATGTCGAGCGGTCTGCTTTTCTCGAAAGCCGTGCAGAGCTGCATCCTGCCGCGGTTACATGA
- a CDS encoding glycoside hydrolase family 5 protein, with amino-acid sequence MMKKWKKLGIGSLALLFMAAAAFTGWSAKASAADMRSLTAAQITAEMGAGWNLGNQLEATVNGTPNETSWGNPTITPELIKKVKAAGFKTIRIPVSYLNYIGSAPNYTVNAAWLNRIQQVVDYAYNEGLYVIINMHGDGFHSIPGSWLHVNSGNQNVIRDKYQKVWQQVAAKFSGYNERLVFESMNEVFDGNYNNPNTSYYSNLNAYNQIFVDTVRKTGGNNNARWLLVPGWNTNIDYTVGNYGFVVPSDNFRSAAIPSSQKRIMISAHYYSPWDFAGEENGNITQWGATATNPAKKSTWGQEDYLDSQFKSMHDKFVTQGYPVVMGEFGSIDKSSYDSSSSTYRAVYAKAVTAAAKKYKLVPVYWDNGFNGQHGFALFNRFNNTVTQQNIINAIMQGMQ; translated from the coding sequence ATGATGAAAAAATGGAAGAAACTTGGTATTGGGAGTTTAGCCCTGCTCTTTATGGCTGCAGCAGCGTTCACTGGGTGGAGCGCCAAAGCATCGGCGGCAGACATGAGATCATTAACCGCTGCCCAGATCACTGCGGAGATGGGAGCAGGCTGGAATCTGGGTAATCAGCTGGAAGCTACGGTAAACGGTACACCTAATGAAACATCATGGGGCAATCCAACGATTACCCCCGAGCTGATCAAAAAGGTAAAAGCGGCAGGATTCAAAACGATTCGTATTCCGGTTTCTTATCTCAATTATATTGGAAGCGCTCCCAATTACACGGTAAACGCGGCATGGCTGAATCGCATACAGCAAGTTGTAGACTATGCGTATAACGAAGGCCTGTACGTGATTATCAATATGCATGGAGATGGATTTCACTCCATTCCCGGCTCGTGGCTGCATGTAAACAGCGGCAATCAGAATGTGATTCGGGACAAGTATCAAAAGGTATGGCAGCAGGTTGCTGCCAAGTTCAGCGGTTATAACGAACGTCTTGTATTTGAATCCATGAATGAAGTGTTCGATGGTAACTATAACAACCCGAATACATCGTACTACAGCAATTTGAACGCGTATAATCAGATTTTCGTGGATACGGTTCGGAAGACGGGCGGTAACAACAATGCCAGATGGCTGCTTGTTCCGGGCTGGAATACAAACATTGATTACACGGTTGGAAATTACGGCTTTGTCGTTCCAAGTGATAATTTCAGATCCGCTGCGATCCCAAGTTCGCAGAAACGAATTATGATCTCGGCACACTATTATTCTCCTTGGGATTTTGCCGGTGAAGAGAATGGAAACATTACGCAGTGGGGAGCGACAGCGACCAATCCTGCCAAAAAGTCAACATGGGGACAGGAGGACTATCTGGATTCCCAGTTTAAGTCTATGCACGATAAATTCGTGACACAAGGTTATCCCGTCGTGATGGGAGAGTTCGGTTCCATTGATAAATCCTCATATGATTCGAGCAGCAGCACGTATCGTGCCGTATACGCCAAGGCTGTTACAGCAGCCGCGAAAAAGTACAAGCTGGTTCCGGTATACTGGGACAACGGGTTTAACGGTCAGCATGGGTTTGCTTTGTTTAACCGGTTTAACAATACGGTGACACAGCAAAATATTATCAATGCGATTATGCAGGGTATGCAGTAA
- a CDS encoding alpha/beta hydrolase produces the protein MRKKIAKACKYTMFIIIGMILLSLIFPTWTPNIQGENSISRLEQVVVNGTGHEVMIRGADRANPVLLFVHGGPGYSEIPYVRKYQRELEQYFTIVHYDQRGSGKSYHFTEDYSDLTTDTLVDDLIALTKHITKELDQEQVILVGHSFGTYIGMKAAAKAPEQFQAYIGIGQTADTIQSEMVTLDYTIQQAEKAGNRKDVKQLELLRDSVQQGEGLTPRTYVQKYGGSARMIHENIDYAAGFLLSPEYNGLDVIRFYTGILRSQDRLVRESLDHPLPELVEQVHIPVYFLMGKYDYMTTLKAASDYLERLKAPEKGLVIFEQSAHYPQFEEKEKFAAWLVEHLKSH, from the coding sequence ATGAGAAAGAAGATAGCCAAGGCTTGCAAGTACACGATGTTCATCATCATTGGTATGATACTGCTATCTCTCATCTTTCCTACATGGACTCCGAATATTCAAGGGGAGAACAGTATTAGCCGACTGGAGCAGGTTGTTGTTAATGGCACAGGCCATGAAGTGATGATTCGAGGAGCGGATCGAGCGAATCCGGTGCTGCTTTTTGTACATGGTGGGCCGGGATATTCTGAAATTCCTTACGTGAGAAAGTACCAGCGTGAGTTGGAGCAGTATTTTACAATTGTGCATTATGATCAACGCGGAAGCGGGAAGTCGTATCATTTTACAGAAGATTATTCGGATCTGACAACAGATACGCTCGTCGATGATCTCATAGCTTTAACTAAGCATATTACAAAGGAACTGGATCAGGAGCAGGTGATCTTGGTCGGTCATTCGTTTGGTACATATATCGGGATGAAAGCAGCTGCCAAAGCGCCGGAACAATTTCAGGCATACATTGGAATCGGACAGACAGCCGACACCATTCAGAGCGAAATGGTAACGTTGGATTATACAATACAGCAGGCAGAGAAAGCAGGAAACAGGAAAGATGTGAAGCAATTGGAGCTTTTGCGTGATTCCGTCCAGCAGGGTGAAGGGCTAACACCTCGAACTTATGTGCAAAAGTATGGTGGATCAGCCAGGATGATTCATGAAAATATCGATTATGCTGCCGGATTTCTGTTAAGTCCGGAATACAATGGACTGGATGTGATCCGGTTTTATACTGGAATTCTCCGATCACAAGATCGTCTTGTGCGAGAGTCGTTAGATCATCCTTTGCCCGAACTTGTAGAACAGGTTCACATTCCGGTGTATTTTCTGATGGGGAAGTATGATTATATGACAACCCTGAAGGCAGCCAGCGATTATCTGGAAAGATTGAAGGCACCAGAGAAAGGACTCGTGATCTTTGAGCAATCTGCGCATTACCCCCAATTTGAAGAGAAGGAAAAATTCGCGGCTTGGCTGGTTGAACATTTGAAATCGCATTAA
- a CDS encoding GNAT family protein, with protein MRTIDYSQYYWQDDKVRLRAIEEEDWESVYAEGFDSPARILLECAVELPPTISGAKQFVEQNAAFSSTNGRIMFTVENLDGDIIGGINLNSIDERNGTFSIGIVIDKPYRGRGYGTSAMNILLSYAFLERRLHKFNDYVLEGNEGSARMMQKLGCVQEGIRRQVAYINGRYMDFILFGLTKDEYLAKRELD; from the coding sequence ATGAGAACGATCGATTACAGTCAGTATTACTGGCAGGATGACAAGGTCCGGCTGCGAGCTATTGAGGAAGAGGATTGGGAGAGCGTGTATGCGGAAGGCTTTGATTCTCCTGCGCGCATTTTGCTTGAGTGTGCTGTCGAGCTCCCGCCAACCATATCTGGGGCTAAACAATTCGTGGAACAGAATGCAGCGTTCTCATCAACGAATGGCCGGATCATGTTTACCGTTGAAAATCTTGATGGGGATATCATAGGCGGAATTAATCTGAACAGCATCGATGAGCGTAACGGAACGTTTAGTATCGGCATTGTCATTGATAAGCCTTATCGCGGCAGGGGATACGGCACAAGTGCAATGAATATTTTGCTGAGCTATGCTTTTTTGGAGCGCAGACTCCACAAGTTCAATGATTATGTGCTGGAAGGTAACGAAGGATCAGCAAGAATGATGCAGAAACTGGGGTGTGTGCAGGAGGGAATTCGTCGTCAGGTGGCGTACATTAATGGGAGATATATGGATTTTATTCTGTTCGGATTAACGAAGGATGAGTATCTGGCAAAAAGGGAGCTTGACTGA
- a CDS encoding GNAT family N-acetyltransferase — protein MRTNIIQIHPVTRDNWEEALQISLYENQTHLVPSVIEGLAYAYVKPWDEAFDPYVLEMEGRVFGFFYLSYTPGSTDNYWIGGFQIDKSFQGQGMGKRALSAVIDFIIRKHPSCRIISLTVERDNHIAQHLYTSVSFVSENQTNADDEVIYRLKVN, from the coding sequence ATGAGAACAAATATAATCCAGATTCACCCTGTTACACGAGATAATTGGGAAGAGGCACTGCAGATTTCGCTGTATGAAAACCAGACCCATCTGGTTCCAAGTGTGATAGAGGGCCTCGCCTATGCTTATGTCAAACCGTGGGATGAAGCGTTTGATCCTTACGTTTTGGAGATGGAGGGCCGAGTCTTCGGCTTCTTTTATTTGAGTTATACACCTGGGAGCACAGATAACTACTGGATCGGCGGCTTCCAGATTGACAAGTCGTTTCAAGGTCAAGGAATGGGGAAACGGGCTTTGAGCGCCGTGATCGACTTCATCATCCGGAAGCATCCGTCCTGCCGTATCATTTCATTGACTGTTGAACGAGATAATCACATCGCTCAGCACCTATATACAAGTGTGTCATTTGTGAGTGAGAATCAGACGAATGCCGATGATGAGGTTATTTATCGACTGAAAGTAAATTGA